The following proteins are co-located in the Desulfoscipio sp. XC116 genome:
- the cas7b gene encoding type I-B CRISPR-associated protein Cas7/Csh2, with protein sequence MSISNRSEVLFIYDCTFSNPNGDPLDANKPRIDEETGRNIVTDVRLKRTVRDYFHDLKGEEIFIRDITDDDDHLQDAKMRAEDFLADKKDKSKLSLKEMRETIRRNILSSCIDVRLFGATIPIEKSGKEKSSVTLTGPVQFKMGQSLHRVKLQFIKGTGAFASGSERTKKTFREEYLLPYSLICFYGVVNDCAAEHTELTDDDVNNLMDALWNGTKNLISRSKAGQQPRLLVRVAYKEKFYHIGELDKLVAFQSDLNDEGIRDIEEGFLDFEKLIRILAENKDKIDYVEYAMDKRVRPKQELKKMLSEYGLNIRELVY encoded by the coding sequence ATGTCGATTAGCAATCGCTCGGAGGTTTTATTTATTTACGACTGTACATTTTCAAATCCCAACGGGGATCCTCTCGATGCCAATAAGCCCAGAATAGATGAGGAAACAGGCAGGAATATTGTAACTGATGTGCGGTTAAAAAGAACTGTTCGAGATTACTTTCATGACTTGAAAGGTGAGGAAATTTTTATCAGGGATATTACCGATGATGATGATCACTTACAGGATGCCAAAATGAGGGCGGAGGATTTTCTAGCGGATAAAAAGGATAAGTCCAAGTTAAGTCTTAAAGAAATGCGGGAAACCATCAGGCGAAATATACTATCAAGCTGCATTGATGTCCGGTTGTTCGGTGCTACCATCCCCATTGAGAAGAGCGGTAAAGAAAAGAGTTCCGTTACCCTTACCGGGCCGGTGCAGTTTAAAATGGGACAATCTTTACACAGAGTTAAATTGCAATTTATCAAAGGGACCGGCGCATTTGCGTCCGGTAGTGAAAGAACGAAAAAGACTTTTAGAGAAGAGTATTTGCTGCCTTATTCCCTAATATGTTTTTATGGTGTTGTTAACGATTGTGCCGCTGAGCATACGGAACTAACCGATGACGATGTAAACAATTTAATGGATGCTCTCTGGAACGGAACTAAAAATCTCATTTCCCGGTCCAAGGCGGGCCAGCAGCCCAGATTGTTAGTCAGGGTGGCCTATAAAGAGAAATTTTATCATATCGGAGAGTTGGATAAATTAGTGGCTTTTCAATCCGATTTGAATGATGAGGGAATAAGGGATATTGAGGAAGGGTTTCTAGATTTCGAAAAATTAATTAGAATACTTGCTGAGAATAAAGATAAGATTGATTATGTTGAATATGCCATGGATAAACGGGTAAGGCCTAAACAAGAGTTGAAAAAAATGTTGTCTGAGTATGGTTTGAACATCCGGGAATTAGTTTACTAG
- a CDS encoding NAD(P)/FAD-dependent oxidoreductase, producing the protein MSDNPKGAFIQRDKATYAIVPRTPMGLVTPEILENIAGAAKKYSIPIIKITSAQRFALVGMKPEIVDEVWKDLGLDVGPAVELCVHYVQACPGTAVCRFGQQDSLGLAAELEKIFVGMDLPAKAKIGISGCPNNCAEGFVRDFGAFAKKSGWTVMFGGNSGGRPRIGNVLAEGLTGEQVVDLAKRSFDFYKANAKTKERTARFIDRIGIEEFKKAVLE; encoded by the coding sequence ATGTCGGATAATCCAAAAGGAGCTTTTATCCAAAGGGATAAAGCTACATATGCTATAGTGCCCCGTACACCAATGGGACTGGTTACCCCGGAAATTCTTGAAAATATTGCCGGAGCCGCTAAAAAATATAGTATTCCCATCATAAAAATTACCTCGGCCCAACGCTTTGCTCTGGTGGGCATGAAGCCGGAGATAGTGGATGAAGTATGGAAAGACTTAGGTTTGGATGTGGGGCCTGCGGTTGAATTGTGTGTTCACTATGTACAGGCTTGTCCCGGGACGGCCGTTTGCAGGTTTGGTCAGCAGGATTCCCTTGGGTTGGCAGCTGAATTGGAGAAAATTTTTGTCGGCATGGATTTACCGGCCAAGGCTAAAATCGGCATATCCGGCTGTCCCAATAATTGCGCGGAAGGTTTTGTGAGGGATTTTGGCGCTTTTGCTAAGAAGAGTGGCTGGACTGTGATGTTCGGTGGCAATTCCGGTGGCAGGCCCAGAATAGGTAACGTCCTAGCCGAAGGATTAACCGGTGAACAAGTTGTTGATTTGGCAAAAAGAAGTTTTGATTTTTATAAAGCCAATGCAAAAACCAAAGAAAGGACAGCGAGGTTTATTGATCGTATTGGTATTGAAGAATTCAAAAAAGCTGTTCTGGAATAA
- the cas1b gene encoding type I-B CRISPR-associated endonuclease Cas1b, whose product MKKTLYIFSSGELSRKDNTLFFETEEGRRFIPVEDTGEIMIFGEVTVNKRLLEFLSVKEIMLHFFNYHGYYMGSFYPREHLNSGFMTLRQAEHYLDEERRLNIAKEFVRGAARNIRQVLKYYHGREKDVARQINAVENLIAPIDECKDIPTLMALEGNIRDHYYHAFDEIVGNPDFIFQERTRRPPKNYLNTLISFGNSLMYTICLSEIYKTHLDPRIGYLHSTNFRRFTLNLDLAEIFKPIIVDRLIFSLLGKKMITKKSFDRVTEGIMMKEKARKCFVENLDEKLKTTIKHRDIGRPVSYRRLIRLELYKIEKHLMGEKEYQAFVAGW is encoded by the coding sequence ATGAAGAAAACTTTATATATATTTTCCAGTGGCGAACTTTCGCGCAAGGATAATACCCTGTTTTTTGAAACAGAAGAAGGCCGGCGTTTCATCCCGGTGGAAGACACCGGGGAAATTATGATTTTCGGAGAGGTTACCGTTAATAAGAGGCTGTTGGAATTCTTATCTGTAAAAGAGATTATGCTGCATTTTTTTAATTATCACGGCTATTACATGGGTTCATTTTACCCGCGCGAACATTTGAATTCCGGATTTATGACATTGAGGCAAGCTGAGCACTATCTGGACGAGGAAAGGCGTCTAAACATCGCAAAGGAGTTTGTGCGTGGCGCGGCCAGGAACATTCGCCAAGTGTTGAAATACTACCATGGCCGGGAAAAGGATGTGGCGCGTCAAATAAACGCTGTTGAGAATTTAATTGCGCCCATAGATGAATGCAAGGACATACCAACGCTGATGGCTTTGGAGGGGAATATCCGCGACCATTATTATCATGCGTTCGATGAAATAGTGGGCAATCCCGACTTTATCTTCCAAGAACGCACCAGGCGCCCGCCTAAAAATTATTTAAACACACTGATTAGTTTTGGGAATTCCTTGATGTATACCATTTGCCTCAGTGAAATATACAAGACACATCTGGACCCCCGCATCGGTTATCTGCACTCCACCAATTTTCGCCGCTTTACCCTGAACCTTGACTTAGCTGAAATATTTAAACCGATAATAGTGGACAGGCTAATATTTTCGCTGCTTGGGAAAAAGATGATTACCAAAAAGAGTTTTGATCGGGTTACAGAAGGGATCATGATGAAAGAGAAGGCTAGAAAATGCTTTGTAGAGAACCTGGACGAAAAATTAAAAACTACCATTAAACACAGGGATATTGGGCGTCCGGTTTCTTACCGCAGGTTAATTCGGCTGGAACTGTACAAGATAGAAAAACATTTGATGGGGGAAAAAGAATATCAGGCTTTTGTGGCCGGGTGGTAG
- a CDS encoding TetR/AcrR family transcriptional regulator — protein MAQVLKDEIRERIYEAALDVFFQKDFKSTTMKEIAQKAGVSTSLTYSYFKNKEVLFNEIIQSVLLQFPDMLKQAVEAPGQAFDKFVSIEREFFLGLLDRRRELIVLMDKSAGTNHSDAKENMIQLIEEHIKIGLKKRSDKEYDDLLAHILAGNFTESVLEIARHYKSREWAEEMLDLISRQHFFGSNSL, from the coding sequence ATGGCACAGGTACTAAAGGATGAAATAAGGGAACGCATTTATGAAGCAGCGCTTGATGTATTTTTTCAAAAGGACTTTAAAAGCACTACTATGAAAGAAATCGCGCAAAAAGCGGGTGTGTCCACCAGCCTCACTTATTCCTATTTCAAAAATAAGGAGGTGCTTTTTAACGAAATCATACAGTCAGTTTTGCTACAGTTTCCGGATATGCTAAAGCAGGCCGTGGAAGCACCCGGCCAAGCTTTTGATAAGTTTGTCAGTATCGAAAGAGAGTTTTTCTTAGGCTTGCTTGACAGGCGCCGTGAATTGATTGTCCTTATGGATAAAAGCGCTGGTACAAATCACAGTGATGCCAAAGAAAACATGATTCAGCTTATCGAAGAACATATAAAGATAGGCCTTAAAAAAAGAAGTGATAAAGAATATGATGACCTGCTTGCTCATATTCTGGCCGGCAATTTTACCGAGAGTGTGCTTGAAATCGCTCGCCATTACAAAAGCCGTGAGTGGGCTGAGGAAATGCTTGATCTTATTTCCAGACAGCATTTTTTTGGCAGCAACTCGCTTTGA
- the cas5b gene encoding type I-B CRISPR-associated protein Cas5b, which produces MKKKLLIFDLYGDYAHFRKYYTTTSPLTFSIIPPVTLMGVLGAILGLSNENNLYLETLNEAGTKVGIQLIKPVKKFRMGMNLINTKNDYWVPKHRTEGARTQIKYEFLKDAAYRIYVSMDNEELLNQLKYNVSRHKCVYTVSLGLSELLADFSFVDARDFNWRENDSSFIDIVTAVSMDDVLQGGIDISPGSRYLKENMPIKMDSNREVTQYSEMLTETMGNHIKLKINGFWESHGLNINLL; this is translated from the coding sequence ATGAAAAAGAAGCTGCTCATCTTTGATCTATACGGGGACTATGCTCACTTTAGGAAATACTATACAACAACATCCCCTTTAACTTTTTCCATAATACCCCCGGTTACGCTGATGGGGGTACTCGGTGCTATACTCGGTCTATCCAATGAAAATAACCTATATTTAGAAACACTGAACGAGGCTGGGACCAAAGTAGGCATACAGTTAATAAAGCCGGTTAAGAAATTCCGCATGGGTATGAATTTAATTAACACCAAAAACGATTACTGGGTGCCCAAACACAGAACTGAAGGGGCCAGAACGCAGATAAAATATGAATTTCTAAAGGATGCGGCTTATCGTATTTATGTGTCCATGGATAATGAAGAATTGCTAAATCAATTGAAGTATAACGTTAGCAGACATAAGTGTGTTTATACGGTTAGTCTCGGGTTAAGCGAGTTGTTGGCTGATTTTTCCTTTGTTGATGCGCGGGATTTTAATTGGCGGGAAAATGATAGTAGTTTTATTGATATTGTTACGGCAGTATCAATGGACGACGTTTTGCAAGGTGGTATTGACATTTCTCCGGGCAGCAGATACTTGAAAGAGAATATGCCAATTAAAATGGATTCAAACAGAGAGGTTACCCAATACAGTGAGATGTTGACGGAAACCATGGGAAACCATATCAAACTGAAAATAAATGGATTCTGGGAAAGCCATGGTTTAAATATTAATTTGCTGTAA
- the cas2 gene encoding CRISPR-associated endonuclease Cas2: MFVIVVYDVGQKRVVKVLKKCRQYLNWVQNSVLEGEISDANLKKLKMELERIIHKDQDSVIFYSLRTTKYSSREIMGLEKGGDENII; encoded by the coding sequence CTGTTTGTCATTGTGGTTTATGATGTTGGGCAAAAGAGAGTGGTCAAGGTTCTGAAAAAATGCCGACAGTATCTGAATTGGGTTCAGAATTCCGTGCTGGAAGGTGAGATTTCAGACGCTAATCTAAAAAAGTTAAAAATGGAGTTGGAACGAATTATTCACAAGGACCAAGACTCGGTCATCTTTTACTCCTTGCGTACAACGAAATATTCTTCCCGGGAGATTATGGGTTTGGAAAAAGGAGGAGATGAAAATATAATCTAG
- a CDS encoding TIGR02556 family CRISPR-associated protein, translating into MITAVRELGTFALNKSGKDSLSALTEVINADNYPYMLVIELEEHKPCEFICVSVEDMNAGGAGRYIYRQGSSRGSNYSPTAIITDIKKTLPIKIIGWFNSVSKRKLMFSTEEQGHLKIIKASLEKNQAKIESEIIEKLQDIGKSCGLTLKIGGKYISEVAVFRKAFMQLVSAKEDSISASDKLCSLCGQRKIKVSAGAPAYKFYTIDKPGMISGHFIQEKSWRNYPVCQECSRALDEGKRITERKLKFSFYGLSYTLIPKFLSGKPSDIILKIITGNRMDKNIKIKTETGRKLVKTEDSILHLLAREEDNLMYNFLFSKKSNSAERILLLVEDVLPSRLRALFAAKGKVDAVFVNDPFHLGKVRNFFAKSDEGKRDNDLDKYFLETIDKTFKGLPISMPFLATHFMREIRRDFNNQEGVLFKVGNAIQTVMFFVNLSMLTPKEVTMAETIFDPVFKKYEAQLDSREKRGIFLLGSLTKMLLNIQYTTRHSQPFLSQLMGLKMDERNIKGLLPKVINKLLEYKRLDHKKNQLTEVISQYFLESPLNWRLPVDELNYYFVCGMNLYKEINVILYGQEEVKEEEEADVDVD; encoded by the coding sequence GTGATTACAGCGGTTCGGGAACTTGGCACGTTTGCCCTAAATAAATCAGGTAAAGATAGTCTATCTGCTTTGACCGAAGTTATAAACGCAGATAACTATCCTTATATGCTGGTAATTGAACTGGAAGAACATAAACCTTGTGAATTTATTTGTGTCAGTGTGGAAGATATGAATGCGGGGGGTGCCGGAAGATATATATACCGCCAGGGTAGTTCAAGGGGTTCAAATTATTCCCCTACAGCTATAATTACCGATATTAAAAAGACATTGCCTATTAAAATAATTGGGTGGTTTAATTCGGTAAGTAAGCGGAAACTGATGTTTTCCACAGAAGAACAAGGCCATCTTAAGATAATTAAAGCATCTCTTGAAAAAAACCAAGCAAAAATTGAATCCGAAATCATAGAAAAATTACAGGACATTGGTAAAAGTTGCGGGTTAACATTAAAAATTGGTGGCAAATATATATCGGAGGTTGCTGTTTTTAGAAAAGCTTTTATGCAGTTGGTGTCTGCAAAGGAGGATAGCATATCCGCTTCGGATAAGTTGTGCTCTCTCTGCGGCCAAAGAAAAATCAAGGTATCAGCCGGTGCTCCCGCTTATAAGTTTTATACTATTGATAAGCCCGGTATGATAAGCGGGCACTTTATTCAGGAGAAAAGTTGGCGTAATTATCCGGTATGCCAGGAATGTTCAAGGGCGCTTGATGAAGGGAAAAGAATTACGGAACGGAAATTAAAATTTTCATTTTATGGTTTGTCCTATACCCTTATTCCCAAATTTCTTTCCGGTAAACCTTCAGACATAATATTAAAAATAATAACCGGCAATCGTATGGACAAAAACATCAAAATAAAGACTGAAACCGGCCGGAAACTAGTTAAAACGGAAGATAGCATACTACATCTACTGGCCCGGGAAGAAGATAACTTAATGTATAATTTTCTTTTCAGTAAGAAAAGTAACAGTGCCGAGAGGATTCTTTTGCTGGTGGAAGATGTGCTGCCTTCACGTCTTCGGGCACTGTTTGCGGCCAAGGGTAAAGTGGATGCTGTATTTGTGAATGACCCTTTTCATCTGGGAAAAGTTCGCAATTTTTTTGCTAAATCCGACGAAGGTAAGCGCGATAACGATTTGGATAAATATTTTCTTGAGACAATTGATAAGACTTTTAAAGGCTTGCCAATATCTATGCCTTTTTTGGCAACCCATTTTATGCGGGAAATCAGGCGCGATTTTAATAACCAGGAAGGTGTTCTCTTTAAAGTTGGTAATGCTATTCAAACCGTTATGTTTTTTGTAAATTTGAGTATGCTTACACCAAAGGAGGTAACTATGGCGGAGACAATCTTTGATCCTGTTTTTAAAAAATATGAGGCACAATTGGACAGCCGGGAAAAAAGGGGTATTTTTTTGTTGGGTTCCCTGACTAAGATGCTGTTAAATATTCAATATACGACCAGACACTCACAACCATTTTTATCACAGTTAATGGGACTTAAAATGGACGAAAGAAATATTAAAGGATTACTGCCCAAGGTAATAAATAAACTTCTTGAATACAAAAGATTAGACCACAAAAAAAACCAATTAACTGAAGTAATATCACAATATTTTTTGGAATCACCTCTGAACTGGCGTTTACCAGTTGATGAACTAAACTACTATTTTGTTTGTGGGATGAACTTATATAAAGAGATCAACGTAATTCTGTACGGTCAGGAGGAAGTGAAAGAAGAAGAGGAGGCTGATGTTGATGTCGATTAG
- the cas6 gene encoding CRISPR-associated endoribonuclease Cas6 produces MYAYIKFRMDPSSPAIPVHYNYLIQSAIYAALPEDMAARLHDDGFKSGKRNFKMFALSRLLGRFSLDRTAGTISFPEGTSLVISSPDRAFLLSLINNLLTKGTVRLGQSLFYVEEVRFDEQKAEGEVLAVRTLSPVVVYSTLLRPEGGKYTCYYQPGEREFDRLITANLVKKYEAFYELRPPEGKIKVQPLDRPRLHVTTYKGTVVKGCTCRLKLSGPRELLQMALDAGLGGKGSQGYGCVEKIDRAKAGRA; encoded by the coding sequence TTGTACGCATATATTAAGTTTAGAATGGATCCGTCCTCGCCGGCCATACCGGTTCACTACAATTACCTTATCCAGTCGGCTATTTATGCCGCGCTGCCGGAGGACATGGCTGCTCGTCTTCATGACGATGGTTTTAAAAGCGGCAAGCGCAACTTTAAAATGTTTGCCTTATCCCGGTTGCTGGGGAGGTTTTCCTTAGATCGAACCGCAGGGACCATTTCCTTTCCGGAAGGGACATCTCTGGTAATTTCTTCACCGGATAGGGCGTTTTTACTTTCGCTGATCAATAATCTGCTGACTAAAGGCACCGTCCGCCTGGGACAATCTTTATTTTATGTGGAAGAGGTACGTTTTGATGAGCAAAAGGCGGAGGGTGAGGTTCTGGCTGTGCGTACTCTTTCGCCGGTGGTTGTTTACAGCACTCTGTTGCGGCCCGAAGGGGGCAAATATACCTGCTACTACCAGCCGGGAGAAAGGGAGTTCGATAGGCTGATTACAGCCAACCTGGTTAAAAAGTACGAGGCTTTCTATGAACTCCGTCCTCCGGAGGGGAAGATAAAGGTACAGCCGCTGGACAGGCCCCGTCTGCACGTAACTACGTATAAGGGCACCGTTGTGAAGGGCTGCACCTGTCGACTAAAGCTGAGCGGGCCGAGGGAACTGCTGCAAATGGCCCTGGACGCCGGCCTGGGAGGCAAAGGAAGCCAGGGGTACGGATGTGTGGAGAAGATTGATAGGGCAAAAGCCGGGAGAGCTTAA
- the cas3 gene encoding CRISPR-associated helicase Cas3', giving the protein MLGVGRWTQMLSAGCEVKLWDASVLNDILKILSFAHDFGKATLYFQKYIENPYKQKSGPLARHSLLSAVVGYRLAKHYFEGYQDAQRLGLFVYVAIKRHHGNLHSIEDEFLTFSEQDRDLLLKQARSIDFSMLEETWEPLAIQLPPGLSEILPFTCEKLENWIKDMEGELDQISLWWLLNEDKNQSFLRDKNEPQVEYSLDNYFKFLYIYSLLLDADKSQVGIREYHRNSVGISVNLVDEYKRHKQKQWDSIGLNDFRNMAYEEISDNLSLADHGNLFKITLPTGMGKTLAAYNFAFRLRDKRLKDRGIPPRIIYALPFLSVIDQNYDVLFDIMKLQGFTGHNILLKHHHLADPVYTMGRDEDEITYSPNASKLLIEGWASEVVVTTFVQLFETLIGWRNSCLRRFHNLAHSIIVLDEIQALPVSYWQLAQHVLEYMINNMNVDIILVTATQPKIFTGDMNPFELVNAERYFGNMDRIAMKVNLFPRTVSEFADSIKDELQEREGKSFLFIFNTIASAKEFYKLLVEMVDEPVAFLSTGVVMKDRSLRIKDIKDKKYRFAVSTQLVEAGVDIDFDVVYRDFAPMDSINQAAGRCNRNGQGERRGVVNIIYLVRENKKRSYAGLIYNNTSLDITKRILKGKGMISESELLGLIDLYFQQAKDMSRASESFHLLEALQNLRFNSGDNPDAGVNDFRLIKQRGNRVNIFVELDREAEEVWLEYEDIVQHCKDFYQRQGRFETIKKDFYQYVISVTVNEGMFLPPDINNFCYVSKFQLKSYYDKNLGFDTSNYENIF; this is encoded by the coding sequence CTGCTTGGAGTCGGTAGATGGACGCAAATGCTTAGTGCCGGTTGTGAAGTGAAACTCTGGGATGCCAGTGTTTTGAATGATATTTTAAAAATTTTGTCTTTTGCCCATGATTTTGGAAAGGCTACGCTATATTTTCAAAAATACATTGAGAATCCGTATAAACAGAAAAGTGGTCCTCTGGCCAGACATTCACTTCTATCTGCCGTAGTGGGTTATAGGTTGGCCAAACATTATTTTGAGGGTTACCAAGATGCACAGAGACTAGGCCTGTTTGTTTACGTGGCTATTAAAAGGCATCATGGTAACTTGCACAGTATTGAAGATGAGTTCCTTACTTTTAGTGAACAGGACCGAGACTTACTTTTAAAACAGGCTAGATCTATTGACTTTTCAATGCTGGAAGAAACTTGGGAACCTCTCGCTATACAGTTGCCCCCCGGCTTATCCGAGATACTACCCTTTACTTGCGAAAAATTGGAAAATTGGATTAAAGATATGGAAGGGGAGCTAGATCAAATTAGTTTATGGTGGTTGCTAAACGAAGATAAAAATCAGTCTTTTCTTAGAGATAAAAATGAGCCACAGGTTGAGTATAGCCTTGATAATTATTTTAAATTCCTATATATCTACTCTCTTTTATTGGATGCTGATAAGAGCCAGGTGGGGATAAGGGAATACCACAGAAACAGTGTTGGGATATCCGTGAATTTGGTAGATGAATATAAGAGGCATAAGCAAAAGCAATGGGACAGTATCGGGCTTAATGATTTTAGGAACATGGCCTATGAAGAAATATCTGATAATTTATCCCTGGCGGATCACGGTAATTTATTTAAGATCACCCTGCCCACGGGTATGGGGAAAACATTGGCTGCATATAATTTTGCCTTCAGGTTAAGGGATAAAAGGCTTAAGGATAGGGGCATTCCTCCCAGAATTATTTATGCTTTACCATTTTTAAGCGTTATTGATCAGAATTATGATGTTCTATTCGATATCATGAAATTACAAGGATTTACCGGGCATAATATTCTTTTAAAACATCACCATTTAGCTGATCCCGTTTACACAATGGGAAGGGATGAAGATGAAATAACATATTCACCCAACGCTTCAAAGCTGCTAATTGAAGGATGGGCTTCGGAAGTGGTTGTTACTACTTTTGTCCAGTTGTTTGAGACTTTAATTGGATGGCGAAATAGTTGTTTGAGACGTTTTCATAATCTGGCCCATTCCATTATCGTTCTTGATGAAATTCAGGCTTTGCCGGTTTCCTACTGGCAATTGGCACAGCATGTTTTGGAATACATGATCAACAATATGAATGTGGATATTATTTTGGTTACCGCAACTCAGCCCAAGATATTTACGGGTGATATGAACCCCTTCGAACTTGTTAATGCTGAGCGATATTTTGGGAACATGGATAGAATCGCAATGAAAGTAAATTTATTCCCCAGAACCGTGAGCGAATTTGCGGATTCAATTAAAGATGAATTGCAGGAGCGGGAAGGAAAAAGCTTTTTATTTATATTTAATACCATCGCATCGGCTAAAGAGTTTTATAAACTTTTAGTGGAGATGGTGGATGAGCCGGTGGCGTTTCTATCCACAGGTGTGGTGATGAAGGATAGAAGCCTTAGAATAAAAGATATTAAGGATAAGAAATATCGTTTTGCCGTCAGTACTCAGTTGGTGGAGGCGGGTGTGGATATAGATTTCGACGTAGTTTATAGGGACTTTGCCCCTATGGATTCAATAAACCAGGCTGCCGGACGCTGTAACCGAAATGGCCAGGGTGAACGTCGCGGGGTTGTAAATATAATTTACCTTGTTCGGGAAAACAAGAAAAGATCATATGCCGGTCTGATATACAACAATACTTCCCTTGATATAACCAAAAGGATATTAAAGGGTAAAGGTATGATCTCTGAAAGTGAACTTTTAGGTTTAATAGATTTATATTTCCAACAGGCCAAGGATATGAGTAGGGCCAGTGAATCTTTTCATTTGTTGGAGGCTTTGCAAAATCTAAGATTTAACTCCGGAGATAATCCAGATGCAGGGGTGAACGATTTTAGACTAATTAAACAGCGAGGTAATCGGGTTAATATTTTTGTAGAATTGGATCGGGAGGCGGAAGAAGTATGGTTGGAATATGAAGATATCGTTCAGCACTGTAAAGATTTTTATCAACGGCAGGGAAGGTTTGAAACAATTAAAAAGGATTTTTATCAATATGTAATCTCTGTTACTGTTAACGAAGGGATGTTTCTGCCTCCTGATATTAATAACTTTTGCTATGTTAGTAAATTTCAGCTTAAAAGTTACTATGATAAAAACCTTGGTTTTGATACTTCTAACTATGAAAATATTTTTTAG
- the cas4 gene encoding CRISPR-associated protein Cas4, translating to MNAREINVSGTLVWYYYICPREVWLIGHQITADQDDANVSLGRFIQDYTYPRERKELAVGQSKMDVFRVTDEGLVIGEVKKSSKFKSSARMQLAFYLSELRQRGIEARGELRFPKEKRKEEVVLNEQTERELDKVCREILRILYLPAPPEPKKISFCRRCAYAEFCWS from the coding sequence GTGAATGCCAGGGAAATCAATGTTAGCGGCACCCTGGTGTGGTATTACTACATCTGCCCCAGGGAAGTCTGGTTAATTGGCCATCAGATTACCGCCGACCAGGATGATGCAAATGTGTCTCTGGGACGGTTCATTCAGGATTATACATATCCGCGTGAGCGTAAAGAACTGGCGGTTGGCCAAAGTAAAATGGATGTTTTTCGGGTCACGGATGAGGGCTTGGTTATCGGAGAGGTCAAGAAGAGCTCCAAGTTTAAAAGCAGTGCTCGTATGCAGTTAGCTTTTTATTTAAGCGAGTTAAGGCAACGTGGTATAGAGGCCCGGGGAGAATTGCGTTTTCCCAAAGAAAAGCGTAAAGAGGAAGTAGTGCTGAACGAGCAGACTGAACGGGAGTTGGACAAGGTATGCCGGGAAATCTTACGTATTCTTTACCTTCCCGCCCCACCGGAGCCTAAAAAGATAAGTTTTTGCAGAAGGTGTGCTTATGCGGAATTCTGCTGGTCGTGA
- a CDS encoding type II toxin-antitoxin system RelB/DinJ family antitoxin, protein MAIKTANVLARVEPDIKEKAESIMAKLGVPASVVINMLYKQIIMTKSIPFSLSIPATPVMLDEMDVATFDAIMQKGFNEAKADCSRPASEVFSELRRGL, encoded by the coding sequence GTGGCTATTAAAACAGCAAATGTTCTCGCGCGTGTCGAGCCGGATATAAAAGAAAAAGCAGAATCAATCATGGCAAAGCTGGGGGTTCCGGCTTCCGTTGTAATTAATATGCTTTACAAGCAAATCATCATGACGAAAAGTATTCCGTTCTCTCTCTCAATCCCTGCCACTCCGGTGATGCTTGATGAAATGGACGTCGCGACATTTGACGCAATCATGCAAAAAGGATTTAATGAGGCAAAAGCAGACTGTTCCCGTCCTGCTTCTGAGGTATTTTCTGAATTAAGACGAGGGCTATAA